A DNA window from Hordeum vulgare subsp. vulgare chromosome 1H, MorexV3_pseudomolecules_assembly, whole genome shotgun sequence contains the following coding sequences:
- the LOC123447901 gene encoding PH, RCC1 and FYVE domains-containing protein 1-like, with the protein MTPDDNALITLKKGSKLIKYSRKGKPKIREFRLSSDETALVWYSHNKEKCLRLSSVSKIIPGQRTAVFRRFLRPEKDYLSFSLIYKNGQRSLDLVCKDQAEVEVWFSTLETLITSCRINFSTDCQSDRISFSDEVSQYQDVYDARLDIASSINRTYYSAGYGAANSLNSSRADVRTNRANMLRVSTGDSSRISISSSVPSSSSQGSGPDDIESLGDVYVWGEVWTDVLPPEGSSNFLCSKTDFLIPKPLESDVVLDVQQISCGSRHIALTTRQGEVFTWGEELGGRLGHGTFEDISRPKLVESLAVSNVEYIACGEFHTCAVTASGDLYNWGDGSYNAGLLGHGLGASHWLPKRVSGPLEGLQVLSVACGSWHSALAMSSGKVFTFGDGTFGALGHGNRESVAYPKEVESLSGFRTMKVACGVWHSAAIVETNTGMNVVARKLFTWGDGDKNRLGHGDKEARLVPTVVQALVDNNFHQVACGHTMTVALATSGHVFTMGSSNNGQLGNPKADGKLPCQVQDKLNSELVEEISCGSYHVAVLTSRSEVFTWGMGANGRLGHGGIEDKKKPTIVDALKDRHVKSIACGSNFTTCICIHKWVSGADQSVCSGCRQPFGFTRKRHNCYNCGLVHCHACSSRKVLKAALAPTPGKPHRVCDSCFMKLKAADSGTSSPYNNKKSVMTRRSVDIKDKSERPDIRPSRLATAATAEPVKYADAKSVRSEIKPDPSSNARAPQGPATALAVPTTFVKPMGMGGMGGMGGMGGMGGMGGMGGMGGMGMGMGMGMNMAPMGMGMPMVSQSHKKPSPSPAMSSALSVKSDTKDIDNLKKTNETLNQDISKLQSQVNKLKQKCEVQDEQLQKSERRAKSAASLAAEESTRRNSMLDFIRFLDTELKGIVDKVPAEFSDSIKDLQSQSEKYLSGQCSHPPEAISGNEQSRLPIGGMHEITHHIRSASMGTLDGSSLTSESPCHRIMESNGRAPGDFAPKYGTHGEVQLIEQFEPGVYVTLIQLRDGTKVFKRVRFSKRRFAEQQAEEWWRENQERVFRKYNHAPT; encoded by the exons ATGACACCAGATGATAAC GCCCTTATTACTTTAAAGAAAGGCAGCAAGCTTATCAAGTATAGTCGTAAGGGAAAACCCAAGATTCGTGAGTTCAGACTTTCTAGT GACGAAACAGCATTAGTTTGGTATTCACACAACAAGGAAAAGTGCCTCAGATTGTCTTCCGTGTCTAAAATCATACCTGGACAGAGAACT GCTGTTTTTAGGAGATTCTTACGCCCTGAGAAGGATTACCTATCATTTTCACTGATATACAAGAACGGCCAACGTTCCCTTGATCTG GTTTGCAAGGATCAAGCAGAAGTTGAAGTGTGGTTTTCAACACTTGAGACACTGATTACTTCATGCCGCATAAATTTTTCGACAGATTGCCAAAGTGATAGAATATCATTTTCTGAT GAAGTGTCCCAGTATCAAGATGTGTATGATGCAAGACTAGATATTGCCTCAAGTATTAACCGCACTTATTACTCAGCTGGCTATGGTGCAGCCAATTCATTGAATTCTTCAAGAGCAGATGTTAGAACAAATCGTGCAAATATGCTAAGAGTAAGTACAGGAGACAGTAGTCGGATTAGTATTTCCAGCAGCGTCCCTAGTTCTTCCAGTCAAGGTTCTGGACCAGATGATATAGAATCCCTTGGTGATGTTTATGTATGGGGTGAGGTGTGGACTGATGTGCTCCCCCCAGAAggatcctcaaactttttgtgctccAAAACAGATTTTTTGATTCCTAAACCTCTTGAATCGGATGTTGTCTTGGACGTACAGCAGATATCATGTGGTTCGAGGCACATTGCTCTTACTACCAGACAGGGAGAAGTATTCACTTGGGGTGAAGAACTTGGTGGGCGGCTTGGTCATGGAACTTTCGAAGATATTAGTCGCCCCAAACTTGTTGAATCCTTAGCAGTGTCCAACGTGGAATATATTGCATGTGGggagtttcatacttgtgctgtaACTGCCTCTGGTGATTTGTACAATTGGGGTGATGGTTCTTACAATGCCGGATTACTAGGACATGGCCTTGGAGCTAGCCACTGGCTTCCAAAGCGAGTGTCGGGACCTTTAGAAGGACTTCAAGTGTTATCTGTTGCATGTGGCTCATGGCATTCAGCACTTGCCATGTCAAGTGGAAAAGTATTCACTTTTGGTGATGGAACATTTGGTGCTCTTGGGCATGGAAATCGTGAGAGTGTTGCCTATCCAAAGGAAGTTGAATCTTTGAGTGGATTCAGAACGATGAAAGTTGCATGTGGCGTTTGGCATTCCGCTGCAATTGTGGAGACCAATACAGGCATGAATGTGGTAGCCAGGAAGCTATTTACCTGGGGTGATGGAGATAAGAATCGCTTAGGTCATGGAGACAAGGAAGCTCGGCTAGTTCCCACCGTTGTTCAAGCCCTTGTTGACAATAATTTTCATCAGGTAGCCTGTGGACATACTATGACTGTTGCACTCGCCACATCTGGTCATGTCTTCACAATGGGTAGCTCTAACAATGGTCAACTTGGGAATCCAAAAGCCGATGGTAAACTACCTTGCCAAGTACAAGACAAGTTGAACAGTGAATTAGTTGAAGAGATCTCATGTGGCTCTTACCATGTTGCAGTCCTGACTTCACGGAGTGAAGTATTTACTTGGGGTATGGGGGCCAATGGAAGGCTGGGACATGGTGGCATTGAAGATAAAAAGAAGCCAACTATTGTGGACGCATTAAAAGATCGCCATGTTAAAAGTATAGCATGTGGTTCAAATTTTACGACATGCATTTGCATACATAAGTGGGTTTCAGGCGCAGATCAGTCTGTCTGCTCAGGGTGTAGGCAACCATTTGGTTTCACAAGAAAGAGGCACAATTGTTACAATTGCGGGCTTGTTCATTGCCATGCATGTAGTTCAAGGAAGGTCCTGAAGGCTGCATTGGCACCAACTCCTGGCAAGCCACATCGTGTATGCGATTCATGTTTCATGAAACTGAAAGCTGCAGATAGCGGCACTAGCAGTCCATATAACAACAAAAAGAGTGTCATGACTCGTCGTTCTGTTGATATCAAAGATAAGTCAGAGAGGCCAGACATAAGGCCTTCAAggctagcaacagcagcaacagcagagccAGTCAAGTATGCAGATGCAAAATCAGTTAGAAGTGAGATAAAACCTGACCCTTCGTCCAATGCGAGGGCACCCCAAGGCCCTGCTACAGCTTTGGCAGTTCCAACTACTTTTGTAAAGCCTATGGGAATGGGAGGAATGGGAGGAATGGGAGGAATGGGGGGGATGGGTGGAATGGGAGGAATGGGAGGAATGGGCGGAATGGGTATGGGTATGGGAATGGGAATGAACATGGCACCAATGGGAATGGGCATGCCCATGGTGTCACAATCTCATAAGAAGCCAAGTCCATCTCCAGCAATGTCAAGTGCCCTGTCTGTTAAAAGTGACACCAAAGATATCGATAACCTGAAGAAGACTAATGAGACGCTGAACCAAGACATCTCAAAGTTGCAAAGTCAG GTTAATAAGCTAAAACAGAAATGTGAAGTCCAAGATGAGCAACTACAGAAATCAGAAAGAAGAGCTAAAAGCGCCGCCTCTCTAGCTGCAGAAGAATCTACCAGACGAAATTCCATGCTGGACTTTATTAGATTTCTTGACACAGAG CTCAAGGGGATTGTCGATAAGGTGCCTGCTGAATTCTCTGACAGTATCAAAGACTTGCAAAGCCAATCAGAGAAATATCTCTCCGGACAGTGTAGTCATCCACCGGAGGCCATTTCTGGAAATGAACAGTCTCGCCTCCCCATTGGCGGGATGCATGAAATAACACACCACATCAGGTCCGCTAGCATGGGTACCTTGGATGGCAGTTCCTTGACAAGCGAATCTCCATGCCATCGAATCATGGAGAGCAATGGCAGGGCTCCAGGTGACTTTGCACCAAAGTACGGCACCCATGGTGAGGTGCAGCTGATCGAGCAGTTTGAGCCAGGAGTTTATGTCACACTTATCCAGCTGAGAGACGGCACCAAAGTATTCAAGCGTGTCCGGTTCAG CAAGAGGAGATTCGCCGAGCAGCAGGCCgaggagtggtggagggagaACCAGGAGAGGGTGTTCAGGAAATACAACCACGCACCTACCTAG
- the LOC123447914 gene encoding phosphatidylinositol/phosphatidylcholine transfer protein SFH8-like isoform X2, with protein sequence MSGPLDRLARPSFEGFTHNDGKKESRSDADNSEGEKKTKIASFKKKAINAGNKFRHSLRRRSKKKNENQISIEDIRHVQDLQAVEAFRQCLLDEDLLPQQHDDYHMMLRFLKARKFDVEKAKLMWSDMLAWRKEFGTDNIEEFDYSELNEVMQYYPQFYHGVDKDGRPVYVELIGKVDANKLVQVTTIDRYVKYHVKEFEKCFQMRFPACSIAAKRHLDSCTTILDVQGVGLKNFAKCARELITRLQKIDSDNYPETLCRMYIINAGQGFKMLWGTIKSFLDPKTASKIHVLGTKYQNKLLEIIDESELPEFFGGKCKCEEHGGCQRSDKGPWKDPTTIKRVLNGEANYDRQIVTISGTDGKIIGYARPQRPNGKGSDASAESGSEVEDATSPTAPRTLITNPSLTPVHEESKFAAHASTSAARPTIEESIPVVDKVVDDGWSSPRASPTSSSSGSLSLRNLPTTFEGIRTLAVAWLTVFIVTLFAMLRSIPSRMAKRLSNQSNDHDHYYVDCPQEQEHKEEFRPPSPAPSYTEKEILSTLVRRLGELEEKVQALEAKPSEMPFEKEELLNASARRVDALEADLISTKKALYEALMRQDELLAFIDKQDMLKFRKKKFCF encoded by the exons ATGTCAGGGCCCCTCGACCGATTAGCCAGGCCAT CTTTTGAAGGATTTACACATAATGATGGAAAGAAAGAGAGCAGATCGGATGCAGACAACTCAGAAGGAGAAAAGAAGACTAAAATAGCCTCCTTCAAGAAAAAGGCAATTAACGCAGGGAACAAATTCAGACATTCCCTAAGGAGGAGAAGCAAAAAGAAGAATGAAAATCAGATTTCCATCGAGGACATAAGACATGTTCAAGATCTACAGGCCGTTGAGGCATTTCGACAGTGCTTGCTTGATGAGGACTTGTTGCCACAACAACATGATGATTACCACATGATGCTGAG GTTCCTGAAGGCACGGAAGTTTGATGTTGAGAAGGCAAAGCTTATGTGGTCTGATATGCTTGCATGGAGAAAGGAATTTGGGACCGACAATATAGAG gaaTTTGATTACTCTGAGTTAAACGAAGTTATGCAGTATTATCCACAGTTTTACCATGGGGTGGATAAAGATGGTAGACCTGTCTATGTGGAGCTAATAGGAAAAGTTGATGCCAACAAGCTGGTGCAAGTAACAACTATAGACCGGTATGTGAAATATCATGTCAAGGAGTTTGAGAAATGTTTCCAGATGAGATTTCCAGCTTGCTCAATTGCTGCAAAACGGCACCTGGACTCATGCACTACTATTCTGGATGTGCAAGGCGTG GGATTGAAGAACTTCGCAAAATGTGCAAGGGAACTAATCACCCGACTGCAGAAGATTGACAGTGATAACTACCCAGAG ACATTATGCCGGATGTACATAATTAACGCTGGTCAAGGCTTCAAGATGTTATGGGGCACAATAAAGTCTTTTCTTGATCCGAAAACTGCTTCAAAGATCCAT GTTCTTGGAACCAAGTATCAAAATAAGCTCCTTGAAATAATCGATGAGAG TGAATTGCCAGAATTTTTTGGTGGCAAATGCAAGTGTGAAGAACATGGAGGTTGTCAGAGATCAGATAAAGGTCCTTGGAAGGATCCCACCACAATAAAG AGGGTCCTTAACGGCGAGGCAAACTACGACAGACAAATCGTGACCATATCAGGCACCGATGGCAAGATAATCGGTTATGCTAGGCCACAGCGCCCAAAT GGAAAAGGCAGTGATGCATCTGCTGAGTCTGGGTCTGAAGTGGAAGATGCTACATCTCCTACTGCACCAAGGACCCTCATAACGAACCCTTCTTTGACCCCTGTTCATGAGGAG TCAAAATTTGCAGCACATGCATCCACGTCTGCTGCTCGCCCCACAATTGAAGAGAGCATCCCTGTCGTTGACAAGGTTGTGGACGACGGATGGAGCAGCCCCAGAGCTAGTCCAACGTCTTCTTCCTCAG gttcattgTCCTTGAGAAATCTACCGACCACATTCGAAGGAATTCGGACCTTGGCTGTCGCATGGCTGACAGTCTTCATCGTGACCCTTTTCGCTATGCTTCGAAGTATCCCGAGCAGAATGGCCAAAAGGCTCTCGAACCAATCCAATGATCACGACCACTATTACGTGGACTGCCCTCAAGAGCAAGAGCACAAAGAGGAATTCCGACCTCCATCTCCTGCCCCGTCCTACACGGAGAAAGAAATTCTTTCAACTCTGGTAAGACGGCTAGGTGAGCTGGAGGAGAAGGTGCAGGCGCTCGAAGCAAAGCCATCTGAGATGCCATTTGAGAAGGAGGAGCTGCTCAATGCGTCCGCCCGCCGCGTCGATGCCTTGGAAGCCGACTTGATTTCTACAAAGAAG GCCCTCTACGAGGCGCTAATGCGTCAGGATGAGCTGCTCGCGTTCATCGACAAGCAAGACATGCTCAAGTTTCGC aagaagaaattctgcttctga
- the LOC123447914 gene encoding phosphatidylinositol/phosphatidylcholine transfer protein SFH8-like isoform X1: MSGPLDRLARPSFEGFTHNDGKKESRSDADNSEGEKKTKIASFKKKAINAGNKFRHSLRRRSKKKNENQISIEDIRHVQDLQAVEAFRQCLLDEDLLPQQHDDYHMMLRFLKARKFDVEKAKLMWSDMLAWRKEFGTDNIEEFDYSELNEVMQYYPQFYHGVDKDGRPVYVELIGKVDANKLVQVTTIDRYVKYHVKEFEKCFQMRFPACSIAAKRHLDSCTTILDVQGVGLKNFAKCARELITRLQKIDSDNYPETLCRMYIINAGQGFKMLWGTIKSFLDPKTASKIHVLGTKYQNKLLEIIDESELPEFFGGKCKCEEHGGCQRSDKGPWKDPTTIKRVLNGEANYDRQIVTISGTDGKIIGYARPQRPNQGKGSDASAESGSEVEDATSPTAPRTLITNPSLTPVHEESKFAAHASTSAARPTIEESIPVVDKVVDDGWSSPRASPTSSSSGSLSLRNLPTTFEGIRTLAVAWLTVFIVTLFAMLRSIPSRMAKRLSNQSNDHDHYYVDCPQEQEHKEEFRPPSPAPSYTEKEILSTLVRRLGELEEKVQALEAKPSEMPFEKEELLNASARRVDALEADLISTKKALYEALMRQDELLAFIDKQDMLKFRKKKFCF; encoded by the exons ATGTCAGGGCCCCTCGACCGATTAGCCAGGCCAT CTTTTGAAGGATTTACACATAATGATGGAAAGAAAGAGAGCAGATCGGATGCAGACAACTCAGAAGGAGAAAAGAAGACTAAAATAGCCTCCTTCAAGAAAAAGGCAATTAACGCAGGGAACAAATTCAGACATTCCCTAAGGAGGAGAAGCAAAAAGAAGAATGAAAATCAGATTTCCATCGAGGACATAAGACATGTTCAAGATCTACAGGCCGTTGAGGCATTTCGACAGTGCTTGCTTGATGAGGACTTGTTGCCACAACAACATGATGATTACCACATGATGCTGAG GTTCCTGAAGGCACGGAAGTTTGATGTTGAGAAGGCAAAGCTTATGTGGTCTGATATGCTTGCATGGAGAAAGGAATTTGGGACCGACAATATAGAG gaaTTTGATTACTCTGAGTTAAACGAAGTTATGCAGTATTATCCACAGTTTTACCATGGGGTGGATAAAGATGGTAGACCTGTCTATGTGGAGCTAATAGGAAAAGTTGATGCCAACAAGCTGGTGCAAGTAACAACTATAGACCGGTATGTGAAATATCATGTCAAGGAGTTTGAGAAATGTTTCCAGATGAGATTTCCAGCTTGCTCAATTGCTGCAAAACGGCACCTGGACTCATGCACTACTATTCTGGATGTGCAAGGCGTG GGATTGAAGAACTTCGCAAAATGTGCAAGGGAACTAATCACCCGACTGCAGAAGATTGACAGTGATAACTACCCAGAG ACATTATGCCGGATGTACATAATTAACGCTGGTCAAGGCTTCAAGATGTTATGGGGCACAATAAAGTCTTTTCTTGATCCGAAAACTGCTTCAAAGATCCAT GTTCTTGGAACCAAGTATCAAAATAAGCTCCTTGAAATAATCGATGAGAG TGAATTGCCAGAATTTTTTGGTGGCAAATGCAAGTGTGAAGAACATGGAGGTTGTCAGAGATCAGATAAAGGTCCTTGGAAGGATCCCACCACAATAAAG AGGGTCCTTAACGGCGAGGCAAACTACGACAGACAAATCGTGACCATATCAGGCACCGATGGCAAGATAATCGGTTATGCTAGGCCACAGCGCCCAAAT CAGGGAAAAGGCAGTGATGCATCTGCTGAGTCTGGGTCTGAAGTGGAAGATGCTACATCTCCTACTGCACCAAGGACCCTCATAACGAACCCTTCTTTGACCCCTGTTCATGAGGAG TCAAAATTTGCAGCACATGCATCCACGTCTGCTGCTCGCCCCACAATTGAAGAGAGCATCCCTGTCGTTGACAAGGTTGTGGACGACGGATGGAGCAGCCCCAGAGCTAGTCCAACGTCTTCTTCCTCAG gttcattgTCCTTGAGAAATCTACCGACCACATTCGAAGGAATTCGGACCTTGGCTGTCGCATGGCTGACAGTCTTCATCGTGACCCTTTTCGCTATGCTTCGAAGTATCCCGAGCAGAATGGCCAAAAGGCTCTCGAACCAATCCAATGATCACGACCACTATTACGTGGACTGCCCTCAAGAGCAAGAGCACAAAGAGGAATTCCGACCTCCATCTCCTGCCCCGTCCTACACGGAGAAAGAAATTCTTTCAACTCTGGTAAGACGGCTAGGTGAGCTGGAGGAGAAGGTGCAGGCGCTCGAAGCAAAGCCATCTGAGATGCCATTTGAGAAGGAGGAGCTGCTCAATGCGTCCGCCCGCCGCGTCGATGCCTTGGAAGCCGACTTGATTTCTACAAAGAAG GCCCTCTACGAGGCGCTAATGCGTCAGGATGAGCTGCTCGCGTTCATCGACAAGCAAGACATGCTCAAGTTTCGC aagaagaaattctgcttctga